Proteins co-encoded in one Bacillus sp. FSL H8-0547 genomic window:
- a CDS encoding sugar diacid recognition domain-containing protein — MIKPALAESIISEMNHLIHEELIVADTTGTIIASTDKSRVGTFHEGALICIQEKIMRVITEEDQKTLKGVKAGINLPVFFQHQIAGVIGITGNPERVSSYGEILRRMTELLMNERYYSEQVEWRARALEAFVFDWVQKSDWTEEFISQAELLGVDLTLERQVLIGHCSSEIEGLISQQTLNDLMQTFTRETADVFVRWGNDRFVILLSGIKKKERIHHFAGQIRDYLKNRYGLDLSIGIGQPASPQHVHLSFQQADRALNTAKKTKEIVFDDDLRLEMLLKDIKKETKKDFVRRTIHSMERERELIDTLQTFIRQNQSFKAAADVLHIHINTLHYRMKRIEELTGLNPRHTHDMTILYLALLFLDEQPKKE, encoded by the coding sequence ATGATCAAACCCGCACTCGCAGAAAGCATCATTTCAGAAATGAATCATCTTATTCATGAGGAATTAATCGTTGCCGATACGACCGGTACAATCATTGCCAGCACGGATAAAAGCAGAGTCGGTACTTTTCATGAGGGTGCGCTCATCTGTATACAGGAAAAAATCATGCGGGTGATAACGGAAGAAGATCAAAAAACACTCAAAGGTGTGAAAGCAGGCATCAATCTTCCTGTCTTTTTCCAGCATCAGATTGCCGGTGTCATCGGCATTACAGGTAATCCCGAACGAGTATCATCATACGGGGAAATCCTGAGAAGAATGACGGAGCTTTTGATGAATGAACGCTACTATTCCGAGCAGGTTGAGTGGCGTGCGCGTGCACTTGAAGCTTTCGTCTTTGACTGGGTTCAAAAGTCAGACTGGACAGAGGAATTTATCAGCCAGGCGGAATTGCTCGGGGTCGATCTGACGCTGGAAAGACAGGTTCTTATCGGTCACTGCTCAAGCGAAATAGAAGGACTGATCAGCCAACAAACTTTGAATGATCTTATGCAGACTTTCACACGTGAAACAGCTGATGTCTTTGTCCGATGGGGAAACGACCGGTTCGTCATTCTCCTTTCGGGAATTAAGAAAAAAGAGCGGATACACCATTTCGCCGGACAAATCCGTGATTACCTCAAAAACCGGTACGGGCTCGATTTGTCAATCGGAATAGGACAGCCTGCATCCCCTCAGCATGTTCACCTCTCGTTTCAGCAGGCAGACCGTGCTTTAAACACAGCCAAAAAAACAAAAGAGATTGTGTTTGATGATGACCTGCGCCTGGAAATGCTTCTCAAAGATATTAAAAAGGAAACAAAAAAAGACTTTGTCAGAAGAACAATCCATTCAATGGAACGTGAGAGAGAACTTATCGATACACTTCAAACATTCATACGGCAAAATCAATCCTTCAAGGCTGCAGCCGACGTTCTTCATATTCACATCAATACCCTTCACTACAGGATGAAACGGATCGAGGAACTTACAGGATTGAATCCCCGCCATACACATGACATGACAATCTTATATCTCGCTCTTCTCTTTTTAGATGAACAGCCAAAAAAAGAATAA
- a CDS encoding hemolysin family protein encodes MDGIIVLNLFLVAVFIGLTAFFVGAEFAILKVRMSRIDQLIAEGNKKAILAKKVAQDLDYYLSACQLGITITALVLGALGEPTVERMLHPVFERFDVPEAVSTVLSYAIALSLVTFLHVVLGELAPKTLAIQFAEKMTLLLAPGLYWFGKVMNPFISILNGAAQFLLRILGVKPAGHDTVHSEEELKMIVTQSYESGEINQTELAYLKNIFAFDERFLKDVMIPAAKIAVVNPNEQLPGLVQLHDKHDYTRYPVAENGNMDRITGFVNTKEILTSAAAGREVKLEDYIHEMPRFSEHALLKEVLLKMQETHVHMAIVTNKQGKTAGLVTMEDILEEIVGEIRDEHKGGLAAT; translated from the coding sequence TTGGACGGAATAATTGTATTAAACCTATTTTTAGTTGCCGTATTTATCGGATTAACGGCGTTTTTCGTCGGTGCTGAGTTTGCTATTCTCAAAGTGAGAATGTCAAGAATTGACCAGCTGATTGCAGAAGGAAATAAAAAAGCGATTTTGGCAAAAAAGGTTGCACAGGACTTAGACTATTATCTGTCAGCCTGCCAGCTTGGAATTACGATTACAGCACTTGTACTTGGAGCTTTGGGAGAACCGACTGTAGAAAGAATGCTGCACCCGGTTTTTGAAAGGTTTGATGTGCCTGAAGCCGTTTCAACAGTGCTTTCATATGCCATTGCATTATCTCTTGTTACTTTTTTGCACGTTGTTCTGGGGGAGCTCGCTCCAAAGACGCTTGCGATTCAGTTCGCGGAAAAAATGACCTTGCTGCTTGCCCCTGGTCTATACTGGTTCGGTAAAGTAATGAACCCCTTTATAAGCATTCTCAACGGTGCAGCGCAGTTTCTTCTCCGCATACTGGGTGTTAAGCCTGCCGGGCATGATACTGTGCATTCGGAAGAAGAGCTGAAAATGATTGTGACACAAAGCTATGAAAGCGGAGAAATCAATCAGACCGAACTTGCTTATTTAAAGAACATTTTTGCTTTTGATGAGCGGTTTTTAAAAGACGTGATGATTCCGGCAGCGAAAATTGCTGTGGTTAATCCGAATGAGCAGTTGCCGGGACTTGTTCAATTGCATGACAAACATGATTATACCCGTTATCCGGTGGCGGAAAATGGAAACATGGACCGGATTACAGGATTTGTCAACACGAAAGAAATCCTAACAAGTGCAGCTGCCGGAAGAGAAGTAAAGCTCGAGGATTACATTCACGAAATGCCACGCTTTTCAGAGCATGCTCTGTTAAAAGAAGTTCTGTTAAAAATGCAGGAAACACATGTGCACATGGCGATTGTAACAAATAAGCAGGGGAAAACTGCCGGCCTTGTCACCATGGAAGATATCCTTGAGGAAATTGTCGGGGAGATTCGCGATGAACACAAGGGCGGACTAGCTGCAACATAA
- the glcD gene encoding glycolate oxidase subunit GlcD, with product MIPEQIKTRLQAIAGAENYDDSKAGRLVYSYDATPQFQSLPDAVIAPRNTQETAEIVKLCNEHSIPIVPRGSGTNLCAGTCPTEGGIVLLFKHMNRILEIDEENLTATVEPGVITLDLIHAVEEKGLFYPPDPSSMKISTIGGNINENSGGLRGLKYGVTRDYVMGLEIVLANGDIIKTGGKLAKDVAGYDLTRLFVGSEGTLGIVTKAILKLIPMPEDKMTMLALYQDLEAAAKSVSKIIANKIIPTTLEFLDQPTLKVVEDFAKIGLPTDVKAVLLIEQDGPIDVVKRDMLKMAAICEEEHAVSVRVAESEEEADGLRTARRSALSALARLKPTTILEDATVPRSEIAKMVVATSEIAKKYNLNICTFGHAGDGNLHPTCLTDVRNHEEIERVEKAFEEIFIKAIELGGTITGEHGVGVMKAPYLELKAGKEGIAAMKAIKHSFDPNNIMNPGKMFAKDSRKRVVVSK from the coding sequence ATGATACCCGAACAGATAAAAACTAGGCTTCAGGCTATTGCCGGAGCAGAAAACTACGATGATTCCAAAGCAGGCCGACTCGTCTATTCCTACGATGCCACCCCCCAGTTTCAATCCCTTCCAGACGCTGTGATTGCTCCAAGAAATACTCAGGAAACGGCGGAAATCGTTAAACTTTGCAATGAACACAGCATTCCCATTGTCCCGAGGGGCTCAGGAACCAACCTTTGTGCGGGAACGTGCCCGACCGAAGGCGGAATTGTCCTGCTTTTTAAACATATGAACCGGATTCTTGAGATCGACGAAGAAAACCTTACGGCTACTGTAGAGCCCGGTGTCATTACCCTGGATCTTATCCATGCCGTCGAGGAAAAGGGTCTGTTCTATCCCCCAGACCCAAGCTCGATGAAAATCTCGACTATCGGCGGAAATATCAATGAAAACTCCGGAGGCCTGCGCGGTCTCAAGTATGGCGTAACACGTGATTATGTCATGGGACTCGAAATCGTCCTGGCAAACGGCGACATCATCAAAACTGGCGGAAAGCTTGCGAAGGATGTCGCGGGCTATGACTTGACACGTCTTTTCGTCGGATCGGAAGGAACGCTTGGCATTGTCACAAAAGCCATTCTCAAGCTCATTCCGATGCCTGAGGATAAAATGACGATGCTCGCCCTCTATCAGGATTTGGAAGCGGCCGCAAAATCCGTTTCCAAAATCATCGCAAATAAAATCATTCCGACAACGCTTGAATTCCTTGATCAGCCCACTTTAAAAGTTGTGGAAGACTTTGCGAAAATCGGACTGCCTACTGACGTAAAAGCCGTCCTTTTAATCGAGCAGGACGGTCCTATTGATGTCGTGAAAAGAGATATGCTGAAAATGGCTGCCATTTGCGAAGAAGAACATGCCGTATCTGTAAGAGTCGCGGAATCAGAAGAAGAAGCAGACGGACTCCGGACAGCCCGCCGATCTGCCCTATCCGCTCTTGCACGGCTGAAGCCGACAACGATCCTTGAGGATGCAACCGTCCCCCGCTCGGAAATCGCCAAAATGGTCGTGGCCACAAGTGAAATTGCTAAAAAATACAATCTGAACATCTGCACATTCGGTCATGCAGGTGACGGTAACCTCCATCCTACCTGCTTAACCGATGTAAGGAATCATGAAGAAATTGAACGTGTGGAAAAAGCGTTTGAAGAAATTTTCATCAAAGCCATTGAACTCGGCGGGACAATCACAGGAGAACACGGAGTCGGGGTCATGAAAGCTCCTTACCTTGAACTGAAGGCCGGAAAAGAAGGAATTGCCGCGATGAAAGCCATTAAACACTCCTTTGATCCAAATAACATTATGAACCCGGGAAAAATGTTTGCAAAAGACTCAAGAAAACGGGTGGTGGTTTCAAAATGA
- a CDS encoding (Fe-S)-binding protein — MTTVKERETIQQQFQERMDEDELLNCMRCGFCLPSCPTYIESGFQESHSPRGRIALMKAVVDGLIEPDEDVEKSLNMCLGCRACEPVCPSGVNYGHLLEEARDIINQNKKHSLPVRTVRKAVFDGLFPHQDRMRTLTGLIGFYQRSGLQKAVRSTGMMKILPDSLSSMEKVLPEIPTRKEMKNRPTYLPAKPEKRKRVAFFSGCLMDTMFMKTNDATMKLLQLSGCEIVIPENQACCGALHGHSGEKDSAKDLAKRNIKAFEDLQVDYIITNAGGCGAFLIDYDHLLKDDAEWSERAKDFSGKLKDFTSILAELEFHKMKLKLPHQVVTYQDSCHLRNVMKTSSEPRRLLKAIANIDYREMKNADSCCGSAGIYNIVESEMSMQILDTKMKNAKATGAVTIVTANPGCLLQMKLGIEREGLSDKVRAVHIADLLLEAAEGHSSI; from the coding sequence ATGACAACGGTAAAAGAGCGCGAAACGATCCAGCAGCAGTTTCAGGAGCGGATGGATGAGGATGAGCTTCTGAACTGCATGCGCTGCGGATTCTGTCTGCCGAGCTGTCCGACCTATATCGAGTCCGGCTTTCAGGAATCCCATTCCCCAAGAGGACGGATTGCCCTGATGAAAGCAGTAGTGGATGGCCTGATCGAGCCTGATGAAGACGTTGAAAAATCACTGAACATGTGCCTCGGGTGCAGAGCATGCGAGCCGGTCTGTCCGTCAGGAGTCAATTATGGTCACTTGCTTGAAGAGGCGCGGGACATCATTAACCAGAATAAAAAACACTCGCTGCCTGTGCGGACAGTCCGCAAAGCCGTATTTGACGGCCTTTTCCCTCATCAGGATCGCATGCGTACGTTAACTGGATTAATCGGATTTTATCAGCGTTCAGGTCTGCAGAAAGCCGTTCGCTCTACCGGAATGATGAAAATCCTGCCCGACAGTCTGTCTTCAATGGAAAAAGTGCTCCCGGAAATTCCAACACGAAAAGAAATGAAAAACCGGCCAACGTACCTTCCTGCCAAACCGGAAAAACGAAAGCGCGTCGCCTTTTTCTCAGGCTGTCTCATGGACACAATGTTTATGAAAACAAATGACGCCACCATGAAGCTTCTCCAGCTCTCGGGCTGTGAAATTGTCATCCCGGAAAATCAGGCCTGCTGCGGGGCACTGCATGGCCACAGCGGAGAAAAAGACTCGGCCAAAGACCTTGCAAAGCGGAATATCAAAGCCTTTGAAGACCTTCAAGTTGACTACATCATCACAAATGCAGGTGGCTGCGGCGCCTTTTTAATCGACTATGACCACCTGCTGAAAGACGACGCAGAATGGTCAGAACGCGCAAAAGACTTTTCCGGCAAATTGAAGGACTTTACAAGCATTCTGGCAGAACTTGAATTTCACAAAATGAAACTGAAGCTCCCGCATCAGGTGGTCACCTATCAGGATTCATGCCACTTGCGGAATGTCATGAAAACATCAAGCGAACCGCGCAGGCTGCTTAAGGCCATCGCCAACATTGACTACCGCGAAATGAAAAACGCGGACAGCTGCTGCGGATCTGCGGGCATCTACAACATCGTAGAATCGGAGATGTCCATGCAGATTCTGGACACTAAAATGAAGAACGCCAAAGCAACCGGTGCAGTAACCATCGTTACCGCCAACCCCGGCTGCCTGCTCCAAATGAAACTCGGCATCGAGCGTGAAGGGCTGTCTGACAAAGTGAGAGCCGTTCACATTGCCGACTTGCTGCTTGAAGCAGCAGAAGGTCATTCATCCATTTAA